From the Manis javanica isolate MJ-LG chromosome 13, MJ_LKY, whole genome shotgun sequence genome, one window contains:
- the LOC108399268 gene encoding deoxynucleotidyltransferase terminal-interacting protein 1-like produces the protein MEATGNVEQPRGPGGTEQGSPKLGDTGAAGQLVFRNPWNMMIKHRQVQRRGHRPQITTNFTDPSISMALLRAVLQPRINKEIQIVFNKYMKFFQKAALKVQENVGEDVDAEELIQEACQNCLEQAKLLFPSREKVMPRSIPELPGIKRARQAEKECAHRESPIPKKRKKRPLGHMISNDRAAAGKVPKPKSCEPNPREGPKWDPARLNESTTFVLGSQVNKALGMGDTRGRIYIKHPYLFKYAADPQDKHWLVEQHHMLATEGKMACLLVEEDIRDLAASDDYRGCPDLKLEELKSFVLPSWIVEKMKKYMETLRRE, from the coding sequence ATGGAGGCCACTGGCAATGTTGAGCAGCCGCGGGGACCTGGCGGGACTGAGCAGGGCAGCCCCAAGCTGGGAGACACGGGTGCAGCAGGGCAGCTGGTTTTCAGGAACCCTTGGAATATGATGATAAAGCACCGGCAGGTGCAGCGAAGGGGCCATCGCCCACAGATTACAACAAATTTCACAGACCCTTCTATCTCCATGGCCCTCCTCCGAGCTGTCTTGCAGCCTCGCATCAATAAGGAGATCCAGATTGTCTTCAACAAGTACATGAAGTTCTTCCAGAAGGCAGCACTGAAAGTGCAAGAAAATGTCGGGGAAGACGTGGATGCAGAGGAGCTGATCCAGGAGGCCTGTCAGAACTGCCTAGAACAGGCTAAACTATTGTTTCCTAGTAGAGAAAAAGTAATGCCCAGATCGATCCCTGAGCTTCCAGGAATAAAGCGTGCCAGGCAGGCAGAAAAGGAATGTGCCCATCGCGAAAGCCCCATTcccaaaaagaggaagaaacGGCCTCTTGGACACATGATCTCAAATGACAGGGCAGCTGCCGGCAAGGTACCGAAACCAAAATCCTGTGAACCAAATCCCAGAGAAGGCCCCAAGTGGGACCCAGCTCGGCTGAATGAATCTACCACCTTTGTGTTGGGATCTCAAGTCAACAAGGCCCTGGGGATGGGGGACACCAGAGGGAGAATCTACATCAAGCACCCATACCTCTTTAAGTATGCAGCTGACCCCCAGGACAAGCACTGGCTGGTTGAGCAGCATCACATGCTGGCAACAGAGGGGAAGATGGCCTGCCTCCTCGTCGAGGAAGACATCCGGGACCTCGCTGCCAGCGATGACTACAGAGGGTGCCCAGACCTGAAGTTAGAGGAGCTGAAGTCCTTTGTCCTACCCTCCTGGATAgttgagaagatgaaaaagtaCATGGAGACACTACGCAGAGAATGA